Part of the Vigna angularis cultivar LongXiaoDou No.4 chromosome 1, ASM1680809v1, whole genome shotgun sequence genome, TGgactaagaaaataattaaattcgaAGACCTTGACTCTAGAAGAATGAGAGAAGGTAAGAAGAATTCAGAGgtatagagaaagagagagagagagagaaagattaCATGCCTCGTCAAGCATTGTTAGAAGTTTGACCTTCCTCCTTTGATGCTCAATCCTATCAGCTGCTGACAAAGGAGGAACATCCTTTGATAAAGACGAGGAAGcaccgccgccgccgccgccgccactACCTCCAAGATTGGAGCTAGGGTTTGAGAGTTGCCTATTGAACTTGTTCTTCTTGAACTGGCCCCTCCCAACACTGCAAAACTCTTCAAGCAATTCCTGAGCAGCCTTGATATACTTTGAATTCCTCAAGGCGTTGACAACACCTAAGGATGATGTGGACGATGATGCCGCAAAGCCAACATGCCCCTGATGGGTTTGTCCCAACAATGCTTGGTGGTGATGACCCCCGAGAGCACTCTTATAGGAAGAGGGTCCTCCACTAGCTTGATTGTAATACAAAAACCCACTATCCCCCATCCTAAGTTCCTCCGCTTTCGCAGCTTCTAAGGAGGACGACAAGGATAAGGAAAGTCCTTGACCGTGACCGGGGCCTTCCACAACCGTACTGGGTCCTCCTCCATCTTGAGCAGTGTCAGGGAGCCACGTGAATTGACCAAAAGACCCTCCTGAGCCCGGAGGAAACGTGGGAAGTAACATGTGGAGAGTGGAAGAAGGAGGCGGAGGGGGAGAAGGGGATCTGGTGGTTTGCGGGTTCATGAGAAAAAGCTGCATGGCAGCTGCTGAGTCTGCATTAATGCTTGACATCTGATGGTGATGATGGTGGTtgtggtgatgatgatgatgttgatgcTGAACTATGTTGCTGCTGCTACTGTCACGGCTATTCACACTGCTATGATGATGATTCTTGGAATCTCCCAACGGTCCCAACCCGGTTAGCATCCCTTGTCTGTTTCCGTACCACTCGCTGCCACTACTGCTTACTGCTCTCGCCGACGAACGAAAAGTCGTCGTCATTGATTGCTGTTGTTGTGCCTGATGCTGTTGTTGTTCTAATAATTCTGTGGCACCGGGAGGAAAAGTGAACATCTCTGATAACATCCCTGCAGTTTCGTATACCGGGAGGCTTCCCGGTTCGTCTTCTTCTATGGGAACCAAAGTTTGCTGTGGCTCGAAGCCCTGCACCCTTACTTTGTCCCTACGAATCTGCTGGTGCTGCTGTTGTTGGTGAGGGTCTTGGTGACTCATGGTTGTAGCCGATCTCTGGAACCCATTCGGGAAGCTGAAGATTCCTTGGTGGTGGTAATCTTGGGACATAGAATTGGAATGGTGTTGCTGGTATGTCTTGGAGTGAGAAATAATAGAAGGAAGGGAAGAAGAGGGTGTTGCTATTCCCATGCTAAGATCTtgctcatcatcttcatcatcgtcCTCTCCCTCGCCTTGTCACTAATCGAATTGATCAAGGATCGTGCCGGAATAAACGAATCTGAGAATgagaacaaaaacaatcaacCACATCATGTAACTGAGGTCAATTATACACAAACCATATAGAGATAATAAAATGGAAAGAGGAAAGAGAAGGAAAATGGGTTTATATAGGCTCCTCTCATGTTCTTCTCACCTAAATGGtaattttcatttcatcatcACTTTCACCTTTGTTCATCAtctcttgtatatatatatatatatatatatatacacacacatatatgtaTAGATACACATATATGTACCTCTTAGAGGTGAAGGGTATGAAAGGATGTGAAGCTCTCAGACATCGTTTTCCCTTCTGTGGTATTGAAAGCTTCTTGAATTCCTCCACTCTCTCTCTATCTACCTATCTGAGGGACACTCTCAGACATATACATACACACTACacgctctctctctctctctctctctctctctctctctctctctctctctctctctctctttctctctctgtgTTGTCGCTCTGTCGTCTGTcgtctctttctttctctttcgcTCCTTTACTTTCTCTTTGTTGCTCTTTGCAGTGAGTGTTTTTGCAATCGCCTTGTGGAAAATGAAAGATGGAAGTTGCacacaatatataaaattgaaaatggagGCTTTGGGGGGACTCACATATCTGTCTCAAATAAAACGCAGTGTTTGGgttgtgtgtgagagagagaggaaagagAAGCGGTCGctgttcttcctcttcttcgaACTTTCACCTCCTCCTTTAGTATTCCCCCTACCAATAATgcctttttatattttcttttattccacaTCACACAAAATTAACATATGTGGTAATAAATTGcaaaccaaacaaaatattcattttgttaAATGACCACAATGACCTTATGAAGTCCAGACAAACAGTATAATAGATATTGAAGCTAGCTAATAACAAAAGAACACAACTTCATCGAATTATAAACCATAACCAACTAATTTAAACCGCTAACTTGTTATATATTTAACTGTGTTTTATGTGATTTATAAATTACCTCTAATTTTTCACTTCTTTATATTTACACGTAAATCAgcaaaatatatcttaaattatttaaacaaatgtTTTTGTTAGTAGAAATGttgtgaaaaaatatattttgtgagTAAGTGATTTATTGGGCAGCATTTTTGAAATGTTGATAATAGGAGGAAGAAACGTTGGATTTTATTGTCATTTGAATACGTCCTTTGGAAACGAACGCAAACTAcggaataaaataaagataaggtGAGTAGAAAGTCATCTCGATGATCCAAACTACCCCATCTTTTTTATGCGATGGAATGACAATAAAGCCCTAAAAAATGATTGCAGAGGGATGAAGAGGCAAAGAAGGTGTGAGGGTATTGGGGGTATTTGATTTAGTACTAATTGATGAATTAATAGGAGGAGTGATGTAAGATAGGGGGAAGAGAGAGATAGTGATAAATGGGGAAGGGTAAAGAAAGTGGATGGATGGCACGTGCCATTGGATGGGCAAAACAGACAAGTTAGGTTTAATTGTGTGGGAGACATAGTTTCTGAAAAGCACCCATAACCGCTTTAAGGAGGTTTGGCGCTGTCACTCACAGCCATGTTcattattttccctttttatgAACCCTTTCATTTTTACTGATGTTTCTTATGTTTCGCCTTCTCTTACTTGCATTTAATTATCATCTTAGAATGGTGTTAAGTGTTAACTTTAACTTCTCACCCTCATTCACCTCTACGGAAAATCAATGCTATGCTACTTATTCATTCAATGAACCCACATGTACAATAAATCATTTCAAACATCTTCTTAACaactaatatttttctttttcaaacagaatattttcaaatattattctTCAATCAgaacatatttcaaaattttctatcTTTAAGAATATTCCTTAACCtttcattcatttttgttttaaatttaatttatatatttaaagcACATAAAATAAGCATTTATTCTatagtatatttaaaatttcagattttatcttttaggtgTATACGTGAAAAAGTTTCCAGTGGTATGGTTTGCAGTAAAAAAGGTGCACAGGACTATCTCTCCATTAACGTAGAAGGTTAGttcgttttaaaataattgcgTAGGATGATGAAAGGTAAGACATGCAatctattaattatatattaataaatcaaCATCTGTTGGTATGGTTTATTTTCTACAAAATcataaattgtaataaattgTACCAATCTATCAACAAACAAGCAAAGGCCTATAAATCTTGCACTCTTCACAATATTACATATTCATAGGCATCGTATGTCCCAAAAGACATGAGTTTTtcctatttattataaaaattaggcAGCACTGTTGTTCTTTTATATACCAAGCATTGCATGTATTGGAGTATGTAAAAAGTGAGACTTTGACTTTTCCAGACACAACGTACTAAACAGTTCCTTTCACAAAATCTCTCAATGATAAATAAACTAACTTTCGCTAAActaatgaaatattttcaacCCTATATATAGTTAAACTATTTTTTGCCAACCTAATGAAAAGAAATTCTCatattgaagtttttttttcttcatttcaatGTGCTCTTTACatggtctttttttttttttttgtgatcgATGGTTTGGATGGATGAATATAATGGATGCataattgagttttaatttttttttccctttGAATTGTAGCATATTTCCTCTAACATGGGCTGTTGGTGAAAGAACAAGAAGACTTGAGTTTTAAATACTTCTCTGAATGAGAGATATGCTCTAGTTAAACTTAGAAATTTTGAGTTAAcatgtaattatataaataaaatatttccaattTGATGTTAGTTAtaagtaaaaacatatttattaaattagtttttatatataaattataccAATTTAATCTTTGCtaccattatttttatttcacacTGAACATTTTTTCATTCAACTATATATTGTTCTTAAATTAGACCATATCTATgcgtaatatttttaattcggTTTTATATTAAGatcaatttgaatatatatatatatatatatatatatatatatatatatatatatatatacacaaaaaaaaattaaatatgaatgagCTAGTATACGTGAAAGGGTCAAATTAACACTGTATAAAAATGTTAACcccaataaatattaaacatttgtattcatgataatttattatatttttaatcacaaATACAgaattgaagaattttttttctaaagtaattgattcttgattgagtatatatatatatatatatatatatatatatatatatatacacacacacacacccttTGTTACGATTAAAGTTTATATGTCAAAATTTAACATCTATTTATATATGGATAAGATTGTTTCttattgtattaataatattttctttagttGAAGAAAGAAACAACCAAGGGGCAAACGATTTGTATATTGGTATAATTTATTAAGTTACTCCAATAAGTTAAACCCCATATTTCCCtccaacaattaattaaatgGCAATGGAATTATTAATGAAGAAGTGCTGAAAATATCTTTCCAATGTGATGcatgtataattatttaatatttttattgaaatgcatgagaaaagaaaattacttaCTCAGTGAATTTGCCATTAATAGTAATCAGTTGGGTGGCGTATGGGTGTGGTATCTCCGAATGTGGAATATGGTGATCAATTGTTTGATGTTTCCATCAATCTCAATATTAGCATAAGCTCACTAATAATTTCTCCCATTGGTTGCTAATTAAGCAGAGATCTTCATTTCCCGTTTCCCCATAACTGGTATAAGACAGTTTGTACTCATTTTCTCTTTTCGAATAAAGTTGTAGTTATAGTTTTACGGAGACATAAAGGAGTTTAAGCAACCATATAAATGCATGCTCTTAAAAAGGTACACTAATATAAAGTCTTAGTGTACTTCTTTAAGTACACAATCATACAAATATGAAGAATTGCAATTTTCCTTCAACACAACAATAAATATGTGAAATTCTTAGTGGAAGTTGATCATTAATACCAAGTTTCGGGTTCATCCCACTGTGCTCATCGTAAAAAAAGTAATATGtgaataaacaatatttttctaactaacaaaattttaatcaaatgaCGAACAAGTCAACCCAACACTAAACTTaattttctcataaaatattaggTTTATTGCATACTTTGAGCCAACCTTAATTAGGTTGAGTCGCAAGTAATTATTTGTatgattaaaatgaatatttttttcacgTTTGTGTGAAGATGTAGTTAGAGAATTCGTAGGAAACAATATTGATTTACGAAAAAGGAATTGATAATATTTATCTGATATATGTGAGTGTTTTAtgtttaaatgaataaattaaagtCGTTGACAATTATAGAAGCAACCTTAATATATGCAAGTGTAGAATTCCACAAAAATACATAGTGGTCTGGCCTTGTTATACCAGGGAGAGTATAAATAcgtaaaaatattgaattatggTTGCTTGATTGTTAACCATGGTTAGGTTGAATGAAagatatagttttataattagaaaaaagtTTGATGGGTTATTAATAAGTGAAAATTGTTTGGTTCCTTGGATTGCAAGTAGGAATATAGAATACGAAAATGGGAGAAAGAAGGAATTGTCATCTTAGAAATGCAACAAAGCTAGGTAGCTAGCtatagctatatatatatagctctcAAACCTTAAGACTCGAAATTACTACTCATTACTCAAACACTCAATTGAGAGAGGGAAACAAAAgactttgcttttctttttcaactcaAAATCTCATCGACAAATTGACATCCCAACCTTCTTCCTCTCAACTCTCCTCTTTCTGGTGACGTCACATGAATC contains:
- the LOC108319167 gene encoding BEL1-like homeodomain protein 4, encoding MGIATPSSSLPSIISHSKTYQQHHSNSMSQDYHHQGIFSFPNGFQRSATTMSHQDPHQQQQHQQIRRDKVRVQGFEPQQTLVPIEEDEPGSLPVYETAGMLSEMFTFPPGATELLEQQQHQAQQQQSMTTTFRSSARAVSSSGSEWYGNRQGMLTGLGPLGDSKNHHHSSVNSRDSSSSNIVQHQHHHHHHNHHHHHQMSSINADSAAAMQLFLMNPQTTRSPSPPPPPSSTLHMLLPTFPPGSGGSFGQFTWLPDTAQDGGGPSTVVEGPGHGQGLSLSLSSSLEAAKAEELRMGDSGFLYYNQASGGPSSYKSALGGHHHQALLGQTHQGHVGFAASSSTSSLGVVNALRNSKYIKAAQELLEEFCSVGRGQFKKNKFNRQLSNPSSNLGGSGGGGGGGASSSLSKDVPPLSAADRIEHQRRKVKLLTMLDEVDRRYSHYCEQMHMVVNSFDMVMGFGAAVPYTALAQKAMSRHFRCLKDAITAQLKHSCELLGEKDGAGNSGLTKGETPRLKMLEQSLRQQRAFHQMGMMEQEAWRPQRGLPERSVNILRAWLFEHFLHPYPSDADKHLLARQTGLSRNQVSNWFINARVRLWKPMVEDMYQQELKEAEGAEEERERNQSSSNNSGHQLAQTPTPSTTASTATAPPPPPTTSTATTPPTAKRSDTESDPSLAPINNNRPQGAFSETQPNSSTTATASEVAPPSELPRSMGADDSCRHGSLVAAEFGTGPGASDIGSTLIRFGTTAGDVSLTLGLRHSGNMPEKTPFSVRDFGGI